The Silene latifolia isolate original U9 population chromosome Y, ASM4854445v1, whole genome shotgun sequence sequence atgtagagggcccgtaggctcacaaccgagttaatatgaatttgggtcttggaatcgtttatataattgggtggaggtctttatataaatgctaaacttgtctaaaatgtttacaagtcttaaaaacgataaatgttaacaTTTCCTTTATCtcctttttgtagtcaatttgatttaTCGCAATGACAACCCCTAGCTCATCCGCACCACCTCTCACTACCTTTTCATGGCTTCggtcctttatggatcgatgcaaACTCGAAAAGAATGGttctaatttcgccgattgggatagGCAACTTCACTTAGCTGCGGAAGGTGATGACAAACTTCGTTTACTTACCAAACGTTCTCCCCTTACTCCTAATGCTAGCTCATCAAATGCCGTGAGGGAGGCCTATGAGGCCTACCAAAAGGAATCGGCCGCGATCAAGAATGtattgatcttctctatggaagcCGATCTTCAAAGGAGTGCCATAAACAtgagcaccgcctatgagatctatactaAGCTTGTGATCATGTTTTCACAAGCACCTAGAATATTATAATATGAAGCGGCTTCTCAATTCTTTTAGCTCAGTATCAAAGAAGGacaaaaggtgagccctcatgtgctcaaaatgattgagcatgttgagactctCAAGTTGCAAGGGGTAGAAATCCCCGAACAACTAGTTATTGATCGAGTACTCCATTCTTTGAGCCGTATCAAAGGCTATGTTCAGTTTAGAGTAAACTATAACATGCAAAACATGAGGACCGATCTTCATGAGTtacacaaaatgcttgtgcaagccgagagagataTGGGTCTCAATGTGAGTACtagcaaggatgtgctcaacatcaaCACTAAGAGTAAGGAAAAGTTCAAAAAAGGTGCCAACAAAGGCAAGAAGCCAATTCCCTACATGGGCAAAGGGAAAGCTATTGAGAATAGCTCACCCAAGGCCAATAAGGGAGCCACTTCCGaggataagtgccattattgtaatggtacaAGCCATTGGAAGCGCATTTGCCCCAAATACTTGGGAGACATCGAAGCTGGACGTGTTAGTCCAATAGGTAATAATTCTTCCAaagtttatgttattgatattatTTGTTTTCCACCTCAAATTTGTATTATGATACgagttgtggttctcacctttctTATTGAATTTAGGGCTTGAGAAGAATGAAAAAGCTTAGCAAGCTTGAAGAGGATCTCAAACTtgggagctagagtagccgccgcaTAGTAGGGGACCTATGGACTTGGCTTGGCACTTTATTttgaatatgtcttcataatagtCTTATATTTAGACATTGTCTAAGAACTTCCTTTTGTTTGCATGTTAGACGTGGAAATTTCTTTATTTGCTTTCCGAACAagtattgtattttgttttaaatgGCTTGGCTTTCAATCCAAGTCATTTCGGTTTATGGCATTTCAAATTCTAAGACGCTCTTTCTTTATCATAATATCTAAAACATAAAGCAAATCGACTCAATACTATCAATCACATTGAAATATAATGATTTGTTTAATATGGTGTATGCCTAAGTTGTGAATTTGATTCCCACTTAAGGATTGTGACTCTAAGTCACTATATTTATAAGATCAATCTATTATGAGTCGAATCGAGTTATCGAACTCACATTTGGAAAGCCCATGCTAAAACTACTTTAAGACTCCATACGAATTATGGAAGGGAAAAGTCCCTAGTTTGTCAATGACATGGATTCTACTCCTATTTGCTTTGCTTATTTAAAGAGCAAGTCTATTAATAAGCTAACACTCAAGTAGAAACAAACTTGTCTTATAGGTCACTTAAAGATTACATGTGCATTTTATTACTCCACGATTAataaaaacaaagtgtttgtagcTCATATGACTATCTTTTTAGAAGATAGACGTATTTCTAAAAGATATAGTGGGACTAAATCGCTACAAAAACACATGTTATAAGGTGACACAAGGAAATTCTCTCAAAATCATCTACATCTTAtagttaatatgttacttttagaaagtaatggTGAAACTATGACCTATTAAGTGGTCATTACTTGTAGTCCCAAATCGACATTGTTGCAAAGAAGCCTAAAGCATTACAATCCAATTTTGAATCTATGCTTTAAGGTGATGGtcactttaaagtaaataagCACCTTAAGGTTCAAGAAACGCATGGATGAACATGATGATGTTATCAAAGCCAAAACATGTTAGtagttgccgcatttcattttgatgaagcaTGGCAAATGATAATAAATCGTTTTTCTAAGTGTgtatttagagaaggatgtgtttgtgACACAAACCTAAGATatagatctaagaatcctaacatggCATGCAAACTTGTTTAAGAGATCCATGtgtggtcttaagcaagcatcaaagaaTTGTAATAAAGATATTTTCCCATTCATGTGATAATTAGAGGATGGTTTTGTTCGAATTATCGGAGAACCATGATTATACATGATGTTGAGTGGGACCTTATCTCATTCATGTGATAATatgagaatggtttcactcgaattgtcgaagaaccatgtttatacaggaagtttagtgggagcaaagtTATCTTCCTTGTCTTGTATgtagatgacatactactcattgggaaTGTTGTACCGATACTCACCTCTATAAAGGGGTGGTTGGGAAAACATTTCCATATGAatgacttgggagaggcacagtGCATCCTTGGTATCCGTATCTATAGAGATAGATaaaaaaggatattggcattatgtcaagaatcttatattgataagattcttcatcGTTTCAGCATGGATAAATCCAAGAGGGGATTCATTCCAATGGGtagtgggattactttgagtaagtcacaatCCCCCACTGAGCCCGAAGATATTGAATGCTTAAAATTCGATTCCCATTGTTTCCGTCATTGGATCGACTCTATATGTCATGATTTGAACACCCCTTATGACTTGTgcgccttgagcatgacaagtcaaTAACGTTTCAATCCAAGTAAAGGTCATTGGATAGCCGCTCAGTACGTCCTTCAGTTCTcaagaaggactaaggattatTTCTTATGATTGGATGAGACAATAAGTTTTGTTAGAGGTTACACAACTTAGGTTTTCAAGCTGATAGAGATGATTTTAAATCTGAGGCTGATCTTGTGCAAATAGCTAGAATAACCTTGAAAAATctaccattgcaaattctacaaatggAATATGAGTACATTGTGATTATGATAAGGTGGTATTCAAAACAACTATAAGTAGATCCCTCTACCAAGGAtcatatcacaagttatatgataacagtgggagtatCTTTCGAGCAAAAGAGCCAAAGCCTAGAttcaagtctagacatgtacttataTAATTCATATAATTAAGAGATTACATTGAAGGAAATAAATTGCAATTTATGAAGTTGGGATGAGTGGATCATATTGTATATCCTctaaccaagcttttattgtAGGTTTGACCAAACCGCCATGAAGTAACATGGACTTTATATTCTTAAAATTATGAGATATGATGCAATAATATTATATTGATTGTTCATATGTGATAaacgcatttatcgtttgagttttattctaaaactattttattactttgttataacCAAATAGGTTATTGAGACAAgtttgaaccctattaaagttatctggattaacatagtattggcccctagttacttatatgaggtgacgtctccaagcgactcgagtgtgagtcgattgatggcaagttcaattgccatagagtcataagggatgactagtcgatcaccaAGGCAGaatgtatgggacactctgttgagtagtgaccgcttataaagttctTGTAATTTTTATATAGCATGGTCATGGTgaaagctactatagtattctttttgagtcgattcttttactagagactgttcgcctaaggtggcacagttttctaattgactttgatttttgctctaCGACTACCATATATGGaggcaaatgggcatcttttgggtcatgatgggttgtggctattcgaagggaatagtgcgataggaattgtccacccccttatcagggttatctaaatctcagggccactcgaggattagtgaactgaaaatgtgttgccatgctcggaaggtatctacggtagataattccggtcaaaacagttactctccagatcgaggaaaccactctagatatgatcaaatgcaagtacaacctgcaagacaccttgcattgagtgggagatgtaataggacaagagaattggtgacgcacacttgtatcggacaagtgggagatttttggagtaagtgtcctcaataatagtgcgatcacattattaaatatcataataagaatacataagggatgatttaattatatagtcaattgaccaacatttatcggtaatgattggctgactagagtttgacgttactgtcgtttgacggtggtgatcagttgatcccttaaggtcacacctataggacaattcccttaattgaatagttaattaattgtatatcgatacagattaattaaatccttaaattgaacaaattttatcagtgagtgagaattatatatcttattgtaatatgataaataagattcaatttagtaattaaaatgttatattactaaaattttttaatgtttataaaacaattgagataagaacaattagttaatcataattacaaaatattgtatattatattaactagacttaatgtgacccattttatatacatgtaattgtgaattacttgataatttgttaaatgtaatttatttgatttaaaatgatatttagtttgttaaatatgcattaaaatttctaatgacatgttacatgtcacatgacctaaaatattacatttgacaaattacaaaaataaaatagaagtCCATTTTATCATAAGGGGACCGGTTTTTGAGATGGTAGGTTTAGGGTTGTGTAGTTGATTATTTAATgttaaacataatcattacaccTATCTCCACTAAACCAAGCCTATGGTTTCTGGTAAGAcaaaaagtaaaaataattctcTTCCCCATGCCATCAAACACCGGTCACCCCCTCTCCCCTTTAATAAGAGAATAAGTTCTCTTATTATTCAACTTATGCTCATAAAAACTCTCCATCTGTCATCCATAAAATGTTTATGTTCTTAATTTTGTTCCTTAATCTAATATTATCCCtcttactagtgtagtaatataaaataatattagaTCTAAGGTTCCTAATAATATTATCTacttaataatattattagtattaagggtattagtcttgggtgcaatcaagaggattaacttctatacttgaggttggaagatcatctttataatttatagctcaagaacaaggctAGGAAGGAGCCCTACCTTGTGCCCTAAAATGCGTCCCAAATTATGTAAGGATATAttctttttctccttatttcaatttatttacatattgcatgcactagatcttatgagtctaaattaacaagtaatttagAGATTAATTAGAATAGTCTAATTAAAGGttaatgaacctaacaagtgtatggtcctcgggatttgaaaatgtttgaaaaaggggtgtgtgcctttctcgggttttgaaagagccattgtgtcgccgcgagacgggttaaaatctgtgtcttgatgcggcgattataacggcgtaaaaaggtgtttttgaaatggttgtagaaaactgggtttgaaaatcgtcattactacggcctagaaaggcgtgtttgaaatggttgttgaaaatccgggtttgaaaatcgtcattacgacggcctagaaaggcgtgttgtttgaaatgcaacggtcggcgaacgaccgagttttgaaacggccattataacggcgcaaaagggtgttttgaatgtttgaaatgacacggagggacttatgatcacataacacataagcactcgtagtttcattatattatacataatgctgacacgggttttggcttaaaagggtgggttacacaccaagcaatcaaaccccaatttttgagagggataccaatccaaacaaaatgtgtaaggagggtgccctagcctcgtgctcgaaggtgatgaaagctctttgacgaaacagaaatgtgtaacgtcaacgatatgtttgactcaatcgggattcgaaactcggggatgagaaaattcatgccgacgagatgagccaattggtcgaaaagggttaggttgtgggcccggaaaaGGAATCCGACtatgaccataatatcaattaatgcatttcaaccaagacctcattcgagtctcaccatctagggatcacaaagacacaagtgtcctagttttccacTGTAGGgtcgccaatctatggacatggcccacctacgaCACCCAGCCCATCTGCGGGAcgtggcagcggtctttttgaaagctacgctcggcggcgtaaaatgctttcgaccgggtAGTTTTAGATCGGTAGGTtttgtctcggcaagggtctcgaaacgatgcaagagatgttcggagtcgccaccaaggatttttttgggatgcttggaacccgttcgaatccactttatacctaggtcaaccaagacaAAAAGCGGTGTtcgacataggtactaaagataaggaatcgtccctctttagcatcctatctatagaatgactctcgtacgccctggataaggtcgtccactatccaaagtttctaagtaagaggtgaaagtacgtattgggaagccctttaatcggacacccaatcccgcccgcggtagcggcctctactgattgatcttggttggttaaatgcaaaagttgataaaacgggtaaatgcatgaatgggCATCCATAaattttaaacctaacatgtgaggtttctatgtcggttgtttaatccaagtatcaagtatttgatgtcaagttggatttaatgttgctttgaatgcaagacggaaattaaacattcatttaccgagttaggtttatggtgcataacgtgatccgtttgtcttagtaaggcgttttatAAATACGATGTAAAATGCGTAAATTTGTCAGCTGAtccatcctgtattcgggttaaccgaagtcgggatcgtcctagacaagtgctggaagaaAACAGGGTCTGCTTCAGGCAGACTATATAGGCGCGAACCATCGGCGATGCAAACACGCCTGTCCTTAtttgaaaatgagaaaatgaGTGGCCTGTGTAGGCGCGGGTCGATAGACGATTGTaggacgtcttctgaccattgaaaaggtttgtaaaatggtttgaaaagagggtgtttgaacccgtcttgatttgaaaaggtcgtttagacagcttttgtgttgatttgaagaacgagacttgaataatcgtcattattttgacaatattcgatgtcgggttcggttttgcaagcttgacatgaatagttttgaaaatgattatgaactaattgttttaagttcatttttttgtaattagttaatgtttatcatcgtactcgggttaaaatctgacacggtatgtagaaccaaggatgttTTTGCATTTATGAGTAATGCATtttaataccttttaaaatgtaattaacaaaatattatcaccgaaatatggattaaaccgtcatggtattatgaaccaaggatgaaaaatgttttatggttaaaagtttgcCATAAAAATCATTTGAAGTATTTGAAacggtgaaaaccgattacaaatatgaaatgaaattaaaggggaagaagagaccaaacacggctggattaaggcttGAGAGGGGCTTTAGGTGCGAGCCATGCTGCTATAAAAGCAGCTCCTGTCTCGGCCaaaaaaatccggttttggcttatttatcccatatttggaccatgttatgcatgttttagcatgttatagtcatgaaacaaatgaaaaacatgatagaagagtatttttacactctcatacttacatgctacgcttgagacgagaaatcgacgaaagtgtatcaacttgtttggtcggaaaactcggtttgaaaatcgttttaggtatgtaaaagagtgttttaagtttagtgatggtgtaggtggtcgagatggtcggtcaagtgatttaatgcacgatgacggtaccaaacaatgtgcaaGGGTTgtgttttcaatcggtaggtcagAAACACGTGTAAGTTTGTgccttgagaagtcgagtctagaaatTTAATGGATAAATGAGGGGACGGAGACTCGCGTAAggtgttatggtgtgtgaaggtgggtatttatagagaaatgggtagttgtgtgcgttttgagcgacgtggccgcatgggctactcgaagaggtgcgagccaattcccggttctttgaggtgtcttgtcactttcACGCAATTGTAATCaagatttgttctatcctatgttttggatgaacttgatttatacttgaccatgaagcattccgAGAAATATTTAGCATGGAActcttgaaaagttttgtttttttgtgtttgactcggtttgactcgttgttggagtcgggatttgagttttgagtcggcttttggtccggtgtcaattttgactctagttagtgtcgttgcgaccccgtcgtcatgcattaaacactccaggtactattgaaaagttttgaaatgttttgtttcaaaatcgttttaagttttccgtcgtatagttgtacaaaactaaCGATCAAACGGTGCGATTCTTAAGCATGTTGTactccgataatcatcgggtgtttgttggagactcgacagatactgggtatctacaaagttGTATTTCAGATTTATGTCCTATTGTTAATTTATATCGTGTTTAAATTAAGTTGTAATTTAAATCTCGTTTTTCACTATGGGATTGATCAATAAAATGATtactaaaattaaaaaaaaaaaaaaaaaaaaacagaaatctaaATATCCATACAAAGAGTTAAAGACaaaaaaaactaaaataaagagaaaaataaaaaaataaaataaactagtTGTCATACACGTCTTCATAGTAGGGACCCATGTCCGAAACAAATCCTCTAGACACTCTCTCTCCATCTCCTTACTGGGTTGTTGGAAGACGGTCTTGAATTGACGACTAAGAGCTAGGGCGACCACCGGGTCCTCATGAAACTCGAAATTATGAAAGTGGAGGCGGTATGAGGGGGATAGAAATACGGATGTGAAATTTCCGCATACCAACTCATTTACCTCTGAGCATGTTCAAAAGGCATAACTACTTTAGTTGTCCGATGTCGGAATGATATGATCGAAATTAGGATCCCCCATGTCCTATCGGACTCTTCCCCGAACTGAAGCCTGTAATTCATGTTCGCCGAGCGATACTCAAGAGACGGAATCGGCATCGGGTACGGGATTGTCTGACGATACCCAAACTGATGCATGCACCGATCAGGCTGGTACGGCTCCACTATATCAAGATACCTGATAAAACCCGAGTAAAGCGATACCCTACAAGATACCTGGGGACGGTTCCCGTAGGGCAACCATCGGACATGCTCCGACCTAAGATCGTTCAAACTATGGCGATACATTTGAAGACTCTCAAAATcacccttagaccgatacaagcgGGCCCAAGCCTGGACTAGAGGTCGGTCCTCGAGATAGAATCCGGCACCCGGGTCGGACCATGGGAAAAACTTGTATATCCATGCCTGTAGTAACGGTAGACACCCACTAACACTAGTACTATCTCGGTGCGATGCTATCCCTAACTGTCAGTACAAGTAAGCAGAACAAGCGACACCCCAAACATATGAATCAGCCCGATCAAGACTATCAAGCAAGGGCATAAACTGAGCGTTCACCCAATTACCACTCTTATCCATGAAAAGAGTATGTGCCAATAAAATCAAATTTCAAAATTGTTATCGTTGTTATTTTGTATTTCTCATTTCAGGATTATTTTCGGTGAGTAATATTCTTGGAGAATGTAATTTTTTTAAGGATTAATTATATAAATGTATGATTATTGGTAAGATTTATCAAACTATTAAAACTTTGTCATATTAATCTCttactaacttttattatttatttattcttcagACTCAGCTCTCACTCCATACATTATCAGTCACACTAATGATTCACTCAATGgagataatttaatttgaaaGCGAGGTCAAGACTCActcgaagtcttaagttgagtcttagatttccaagactcaacttatTTTATTAAGATTTTGTTAAAATATTGGTAGATTTGGGTGAGTATTATCTTAAGAGTTACTAAACTCTTATCTAAAAATAGTAATAATCTTAACCTAAACTCTACTAATTAATACACCTCAACTTGTTAAACATTGCTATAGTTTAAATGCCTTACATTCCAAATAATTTTGAATTTTGGTCCGTTGGAAACATTTCCAAATATTTGGTAGGCTGTCCAACTGCAGTCTGCAACCTATGTTGGGCTTTAGCTACGTTTTAGTAAACATCGATGACGTTTTCATTCTAAAAGATGATTTTCCTACCCACATCTCACTAACTTTACTCTTTTCTCTCTAATTCAAAATTTCCCAAAATAAACCCAACTTCAAACACCATCACAACACCCTATCTGTTGACCACCATGCAACCACCACTGCCACGCCGCTATCGCCACCACCAATGCCGTCAACCGCCACTAACGTCAGCCACCAACTTCAAAGAGGTTAGTCTATTTTTTTAAATTAGCTTCGTAATTAAAGTTAAACTCGAAATTAAAACGTTTATTGTTGATGTTAATCGATTATATGACTTTATTTGTGAATTCAAATTGATTATATGCTTCGATTTGGTTATTTAATTGCATTAGTTTTGATTAGTTTAGGTTTTATTAAACTTAATTGAATTAGTTTTGAAACAGGTTAGTTTTTCTTGTGAATTTCTTGTTAATTAGTAAGTATGAtgttaatttcattattgtttgtaattAGGTTGTTGTTGCTTGCGAAATAGGTTAGAATTTGAgtcaatttttattattgttattgtgtgTTTGGTGTCGATTTGGGGAAGGGGGAAGAAGACCATGGAACAAAAGTTGAATCTAAACAATTAACCATGGCCAAACATTGAGATCCAAAGTTTGAACCATGGCAAAACGTTGAGATTGAACGTTTGCTCCATGGTAAACGTTGGGATTCAACGTTTGATCGATGGTAAACGTTGGATCTCAATGTTTCACCATGGTTCCGACTTTGGATCTcaacgtttggccatggtcaatTGCTCAGATTCATCTTTTGTCTATGGTCAAAAGTTGGATCTCAACTTTTGTCCATGGTCAAACGTTGAGTGTCAACTTTTGGACCATGGTCGATTGTTGAATGTCAAATTTTCGTTCATGGTTCATTCCATTTTTTTTAAAACGTTGATGTGGCCatcatttgagcatatttagtccccaatcagcctcgttcctatgctttttagtgcatatttgggtcatttactatatttagtcctttgttttgcatattctttgaggttttgtttccttgataGGAGagaagtgcaaaccttgcattttcatggcaaaatagagctaaatcgatcgaatttaatgaccaagcatcaaagagaagacaagactagaaggcctttgtacatattatagtagatgggcaatgatgaagaaatccttgcatccccgactcaatcccggaggattattggaagaagagaggaagaaaagaggaaaagGAAGGCTGTGACGAAAGACGCTCGTCTAACCATAatgacgcccgtccaagacagaAAAGATCTgagcgtctttgccatagggacgcccgtctaaccacgccccaatccgctcgtccaagcaTCAAATCCTCCCGTCCAGCcacccaagaatccgctcgtcccgacccttggacgctcagattgtcttacaggcccatacgtcctcttcatgctccatgaaagatgcgcatatttttggaagaccggcaaaaaggagacccgcatctttttctgagaggagtgattcctcaaggactgaatcgtcatttaagcccttagtaaaccctaatttatgtacctaatccccactataaataccccattagtctaattagattaatcatgttcttcttatcaatctttagtgtagtttatataattctaatctcttcttaatctcgtaatcaacttctaatcaaatattaatacaaatctcatttccttaatttctcttttgttcatcttttattttgggtaattgaagattatttgggttattgttgggagattgacaaccttccaatcattcatcaagtacttctattattcttagctttatttgggaatcattagtaggtataattctcttaatccttttttaattattgttaatcatcttcatttattcatcatgttttgctttgttaatatgattgacaaccttgttaacatgctaaacttgacaatgagtgagtagttttcttaactagtgttaatgggtaattaggggaaaccaacatgggggatgattcatgcttaatttaatatgttttcataatttatttgcttgcttgtcgtgatctcaacttatgcacatgttatgtgatacgtgcatattgtatagtatttttagcctattttagcacgtatttctatgcatttttgtactgtttatatagtattatgcccgaattggctactttggttcattttgtccgttttgtagaaatgaacgcgaaagtagtggaatcgtaccacttttcgtcctttttgcatgcatttagaggagacgggatttttcggaGTGAGATAATGCATTAGAATTCGTGAAGGCACGGcttacgaggcagtcggtgacgagaatgggctgatttgaaggaagaagactcgatcgagtagttttaaaactcgatcgagtggtttttatggtctcagttgatcgatcgagtactcGATCCACAAGTGCTGAAtagagagttactcgatcgagtaactattctactcgatcgactagattaTCCCGAGTTTTGCTTGATCGAGTGGAtttagtctactcgatcgagtgattagcttggcgtgggctttaattagcccgtgagtatGTTTTAGTTGGGGGACTAagtttgttttctatttaaacTTGCGTTAACTTGGTCATTCATTATCTTTTTATCCATCATTTGAGTGTTGACAGTAAGCACATTACGTTGCTTTTccttctctactgtaactttatttctcggattatttcgctcggatttgattgttctttacgccggattcgcacgattgtaatctcttcctcctttattaataataatctttATTTCGTTACTTTGGTTACTTGTTTTACTTCGtttattcctttgccctaatttacttttatgtaa is a genomic window containing:
- the LOC141631502 gene encoding uncharacterized protein LOC141631502, producing the protein MTTPSSSAPPLTTFSWLRSFMDRCKLEKNGSNFADWDRQLHLAAEGDDKLRLLTKRSPLTPNASSSNAVREAYEAYQKESAAIKNVLIFSMEADLQRSAINMSTAYEIYTKLVIMFSQAPRIL
- the LOC141631503 gene encoding uncharacterized protein LOC141631503, which translates into the protein MIEHVETLKLQGVEIPEQLVIDRVLHSLSRIKGYVQFRVNYNMQNMRTDLHELHKMLVQAERDMGLNVSTSKDVLNINTKSKEKFKKGANKGKKPIPYMGKGKAIENSSPKANKGATSEDKCHYCNGTSHWKRICPKYLGDIEAGRVSPIGLEKNEKA